A single genomic interval of Psychroserpens sp. NJDZ02 harbors:
- a CDS encoding peptide-methionine (S)-S-oxide reductase, with the protein MAFGSGCHWCTEAVFQALKGVDKVEQGFIASTESNTTFSEAVIVHFHPEIITLDILIQIHLYTHKSTSNHSMRTKYRSAIYYFSEAQKEGSALLLVNLQSEFEAPIITKNLPFKDFKPSEIQFTNYYKNNPNKPFCQTYINPKLKLLQTKFSKHLTDNIQRKSIK; encoded by the coding sequence ATAGCATTTGGAAGTGGTTGCCATTGGTGTACAGAAGCGGTATTTCAAGCCTTAAAAGGTGTAGATAAAGTAGAACAAGGTTTTATAGCTTCCACTGAAAGTAACACAACTTTCTCAGAAGCAGTGATCGTTCATTTCCATCCAGAAATAATTACTCTTGATATCTTAATTCAAATACATTTATACACGCATAAAAGTACCTCTAACCATTCCATGCGGACAAAATACAGATCGGCTATCTATTATTTTTCAGAAGCACAAAAAGAAGGTTCTGCTTTACTACTAGTTAATTTACAATCAGAATTTGAAGCACCTATAATCACAAAAAACCTTCCTTTTAAAGACTTTAAACCGTCAGAAATTCAATTTACAAACTACTATAAAAACAATCCAAATAAACCATTTTGTCAAACCTATATTAATCCAAAACTAAAGCTATTACAAACAAAGTTTAGCAAACATTTAACGGATAACATACAACGTAAATCTATTAAATAG
- a CDS encoding response regulator has product MKTILLIEDDVVLRENTKELLELSDYTVTTASNGKLGLQTAIATRPDIIVCDIMMPELDGYGVLEGLTKQEHTMHIPFIFLSAKTERQDVRKGMDLGADDYITKPFSEDEIISAIESRLAKAAILKDRRNTPNKEENTTDELRSLNDLKNFFDDNGEVFHFGKDETVYTEGKNSNYIYLVTKGIVKCHKLDEKGKELTTALYKEDDLFGYTSFTQNIPYQETATTISEASLVGLSKNELTTILNTNHKLTLELIQLLTDDISGVKNQLLEMAYSSVYKKTATTILKFAEKLNCQPNEAIKISRSDLASVAGIATETLIRTISSFKKQGLIVIEGRNIKIIDIEGLKDVC; this is encoded by the coding sequence ATGAAAACCATACTTTTAATTGAAGACGACGTTGTTTTAAGAGAAAACACTAAAGAACTTTTAGAGTTATCCGACTATACCGTAACAACCGCATCTAACGGAAAGCTAGGGTTACAAACAGCCATAGCAACACGTCCGGATATAATTGTTTGCGACATAATGATGCCCGAATTAGATGGCTATGGCGTATTGGAAGGTTTGACAAAGCAAGAACACACCATGCACATCCCTTTTATCTTTCTATCTGCAAAAACAGAACGACAAGATGTTAGAAAAGGAATGGATTTAGGCGCAGACGATTATATTACAAAACCCTTTAGTGAGGACGAAATAATTAGTGCTATAGAAAGTCGATTAGCTAAAGCTGCTATTTTAAAAGACAGACGTAATACACCAAACAAAGAAGAGAATACGACTGATGAACTAAGAAGTTTAAATGATTTGAAAAACTTTTTTGATGATAATGGAGAGGTCTTCCATTTTGGTAAAGATGAAACGGTGTATACTGAAGGGAAAAACTCGAACTACATCTATTTAGTAACAAAAGGAATTGTAAAATGCCATAAATTAGACGAAAAAGGAAAAGAGCTAACCACAGCACTTTACAAAGAAGATGATTTGTTTGGCTACACGTCTTTTACCCAAAATATCCCCTACCAAGAAACAGCAACGACTATAAGTGAGGCGTCGTTAGTGGGCTTATCCAAAAATGAATTAACTACTATTTTAAACACCAACCATAAATTAACGTTAGAACTAATACAATTACTTACAGACGATATTTCTGGAGTAAAAAACCAACTATTAGAAATGGCATATAGCTCGGTTTATAAAAAAACAGCAACTACCATTTTAAAATTTGCTGAGAAATTAAATTGTCAACCTAACGAGGCTATAAAAATATCTAGAAGCGACTTAGCAAGTGTTGCCGGTATTGCTACCGAAACTTTAATTAGGACTATTTCTAGTTTTAAAAAGCAAGGTTTGATCGTTATAGAAGGCCGAAATATTAAAATAATTGATATTGAAGGACTTAAAGATGTCTGCTAA
- a CDS encoding universal stress protein — MKSILLPTDFSENSWNAIEYALNYFSNTACTFYILHVNPLTQVTISEIDYNYSTAPILAEDLYTKPAKKKLNELLKKIATHFSNNAKHAFYTINDTDFFIDAVRNQVIEKKIDLIVMGTKGASGLKKLIIGSNTADIITKVKCNTLVIPENAKFKTLKQIAFPTDLLQFYGVTTLEPILDNLEQFKASLKIVHINKKEVKLNKDQEKNKDFLEDYFSNYSHSFSFLTNTKIEAGIEDFVASKNIDMIVMIAKNLNYFQQILFHNKVEEISYQTEVPFLVLHE; from the coding sequence ATGAAATCTATCCTACTACCTACAGATTTTTCTGAAAACTCTTGGAATGCTATTGAGTACGCGCTCAATTATTTTTCAAATACAGCGTGTACTTTCTATATACTTCATGTTAACCCATTAACACAAGTAACAATTAGCGAAATAGATTATAATTACAGCACTGCGCCAATACTAGCAGAGGATCTTTATACAAAACCCGCTAAAAAGAAATTAAATGAGTTACTAAAAAAAATAGCCACACATTTTTCGAATAATGCCAAGCATGCTTTTTACACTATAAACGACACCGATTTTTTTATAGACGCTGTAAGAAACCAAGTCATAGAAAAAAAGATAGACCTTATTGTCATGGGTACTAAAGGTGCTTCTGGTTTAAAAAAACTGATTATAGGTAGTAATACCGCAGATATTATAACAAAAGTAAAATGTAATACTTTGGTTATACCTGAAAACGCAAAATTTAAAACACTTAAACAGATTGCTTTTCCGACAGACTTATTACAATTTTACGGTGTCACTACTCTAGAGCCTATTCTAGACAATCTAGAACAATTTAAGGCATCCTTAAAAATTGTACACATCAATAAAAAGGAGGTCAAACTTAATAAAGACCAAGAGAAAAACAAAGACTTTCTAGAAGACTACTTCAGCAATTACAGTCATAGTTTTAGTTTTCTAACTAACACTAAGATAGAAGCAGGAATAGAAGACTTTGTCGCCTCTAAAAATATAGATATGATAGTTATGATTGCTAAAAATTTAAATTACTTTCAGCAAATATTATTTCACAATAAAGTAGAAGAAATAAGCTATCAAACAGAAGTTCCGTTTTTGGTATTACATGAGTAA
- the fsa gene encoding fructose-6-phosphate aldolase yields the protein MKFFIDTANLDQIRDAQDMGILDGVTTNPSLMAKEGITGHDNIMKHYVAICNIVDGDVSAEVIATDYEGMVKEGEALADLHDQIVVKLPMIKDGIKACKYFSDKGIKTNVTLVFSPGQALLAAKAGATYVSPFIGRLDDISTDGLNLIAEIRHIYDNYAFETEILAASVRHTMHVIDCAKLGADVMTGPLSSIEGLLRHPLTDSGLAKFLEDYKKGN from the coding sequence ATGAAATTTTTTATTGATACTGCCAATTTAGACCAAATTAGAGACGCTCAGGATATGGGTATTTTAGATGGTGTTACAACTAACCCGTCTTTAATGGCTAAGGAAGGAATTACTGGTCATGATAATATTATGAAACATTATGTTGCTATTTGTAACATTGTGGATGGTGATGTTAGTGCGGAAGTTATTGCTACTGATTATGAAGGTATGGTTAAAGAAGGTGAGGCTCTTGCTGATTTACATGACCAAATCGTGGTTAAATTACCAATGATTAAAGATGGTATTAAGGCTTGTAAATATTTTAGCGATAAAGGCATTAAAACTAATGTAACGTTAGTATTTTCTCCTGGTCAAGCATTATTAGCTGCTAAGGCTGGTGCAACTTACGTGTCTCCTTTTATTGGACGTTTGGATGATATCTCTACGGATGGTTTAAACTTGATTGCAGAGATTAGACATATCTATGATAACTATGCTTTTGAAACTGAAATTTTAGCTGCATCTGTACGTCACACAATGCACGTTATTGACTGTGCTAAATTAGGTGCTGATGTTATGACTGGTCCTTTAAGCTCTATTGAAGGGTTATTAAGACATCCTTTAACGGATAGTGGTTTAGCTAAGTTTTTAGAAGACTACAAAAAAGGAAACTAG
- a CDS encoding PAS domain-containing sensor histidine kinase, producing MFNNNQEIFEILSEAISEGILIVDENQTIIAVNASTEEMFGYNKDELNNKPLETLIPSNYHKGHGKQFNSYYKNSEKRTMGKGRALFAVKKDGNTFPVEVGLNPFNVADKKYVMALVIDITERKNYTDKLEKTVEERTKQLREALETEKELNDLKTKFLSLVSHEFKTPLTGILTSSMLLSKYQLAEQQDKRDKHINTINSKVQYLNNILNDFLSVEKLESGKVNYKFTEFRLSKVVNEVVYNANMLLKEGQKIKYPENIDDISLTQDEKTIELALSNLVHNAIKYSPENTTIELQVNQNQNNTIFKIIDNGIGIPENDQKNIFNRYFRAENALLNQGTGIGLNIVKTHLENLGGAIQFESKENIGSTFTITIPNTPN from the coding sequence ATGTTTAATAACAACCAAGAGATTTTTGAAATTTTATCTGAAGCCATATCAGAAGGTATTCTTATAGTCGATGAAAACCAAACCATTATCGCAGTAAACGCCTCTACAGAAGAGATGTTTGGTTATAATAAAGATGAACTAAATAACAAACCATTAGAAACCCTTATCCCTTCTAATTATCATAAAGGACACGGTAAACAGTTTAATTCGTATTACAAAAACAGTGAAAAACGAACTATGGGTAAAGGACGTGCTCTTTTTGCTGTTAAAAAAGATGGTAACACCTTTCCTGTAGAAGTTGGTTTAAATCCTTTTAACGTCGCTGATAAAAAATACGTTATGGCTTTGGTTATTGATATTACCGAGCGTAAAAACTATACTGATAAATTAGAAAAAACAGTTGAGGAGCGTACCAAACAACTTAGAGAAGCTTTAGAAACTGAAAAAGAATTAAACGATTTAAAAACTAAGTTTTTATCTCTAGTGTCTCACGAATTTAAAACGCCTTTAACAGGAATTTTAACCTCGTCCATGCTACTAAGCAAGTACCAATTAGCTGAGCAACAAGACAAAAGAGACAAGCATATAAACACCATTAATAGTAAAGTACAATACTTAAATAATATTTTAAATGACTTTCTATCTGTGGAAAAATTAGAATCTGGAAAGGTTAATTACAAGTTTACCGAGTTTAGATTAAGTAAAGTGGTTAACGAAGTCGTTTACAATGCTAATATGCTTTTAAAAGAAGGTCAGAAAATAAAATATCCTGAAAATATTGATGATATATCATTAACTCAAGATGAAAAAACTATAGAATTAGCCTTGTCTAACCTCGTACATAATGCTATAAAATATTCGCCAGAAAACACCACGATCGAACTACAAGTTAATCAGAACCAAAACAATACAATTTTTAAGATTATTGATAACGGAATTGGTATACCAGAAAATGACCAAAAAAATATATTTAATCGTTATTTTAGAGCCGAAAATGCTTTACTAAATCAAGGTACTGGTATTGGTTTAAATATTGTAAAAACACATTTAGAAAATCTAGGAGGCGCAATACAATTTGAAAGCAAAGAAAATATAGGATCTACTTTTACCATTACTATACCAAATACACCAAACTAA
- a CDS encoding DUF2452 domain-containing protein produces MSDTKKPDNIVFNQETQKYDASLKPYATNVGAPAIKVTENVTWKNKNVHKANQQIKAKYLELKAEYEKMMAELEYNNLVYNAKFSFQPIIGDTYHLYRDKKGQPFLSIIAPDQCNFDFIGSFYLNSEHIWKRIDEEVMGQDVINNE; encoded by the coding sequence ATGTCAGACACTAAAAAACCTGATAATATTGTCTTTAACCAAGAGACACAAAAATACGATGCATCATTAAAACCATATGCAACAAATGTTGGTGCTCCAGCCATAAAAGTAACGGAAAACGTCACTTGGAAAAACAAAAACGTACACAAAGCCAATCAGCAAATTAAAGCCAAGTATTTAGAGTTAAAAGCCGAATATGAGAAAATGATGGCCGAACTAGAATATAATAACCTAGTCTATAATGCCAAATTTAGTTTTCAACCCATAATTGGCGATACTTATCATTTATACAGAGATAAAAAAGGACAACCTTTTTTATCCATTATTGCGCCAGATCAATGCAATTTTGACTTTATAGGCAGTTTTTACTTAAATTCTGAACACATTTGGAAAAGAATAGACGAAGAAGTCATGGGACAGGATGTAATTAATAATGAGTAA
- a CDS encoding protein adenylyltransferase SelO, with amino-acid sequence MKLNIKNTFTTQLPADPMTDNSRRQVTKACYSFVTPKHTAKPELVHVSPEMLDTLGLSETDAKTKQFLNVFTGNTVLEGTTPYAMCYGGHQFGHWAGQLGDGRAINLFEVEHNNKNWKLQLKGAGETPYSRTADGLAVLRSSVREYLCSEAMYHLGVPTTRALSLALSGDQVLRDVMYNGNPDYEKGAIVSRISPSFLRFGSFEILASRQDTETLKTLVDYTINTHFTHLGVPSKPAYVQFFNEVAMRSLDMVIHWQRVGFVHGVMNTDNLSILGLTIDYGPYGWLEGYEPGWTPNTTDNQNKRYQYGSQPDIVLWNLYQLANALYPLIEEAEGLEAVLANYAEQKDIKYLQMMRSKIGLSSEEQLDANLIQELEDCLQLTETDMTIFFRNLSDFDSSNPTNGLQISRESFYDIKSVTEAVKDRWNLWFDSYADRLERDPISAKAKKENMNSVNPKYVLRNYMAQLAIDDANKGDYKLIDDLFNLLKNPYAEQPKHEKWFAKRPEWARHKVGCSMLSCSS; translated from the coding sequence ATGAAACTGAACATAAAAAATACATTTACCACACAACTTCCAGCAGATCCAATGACAGACAACAGTAGACGTCAAGTTACTAAAGCCTGTTATAGTTTTGTCACTCCTAAACACACTGCAAAACCAGAATTAGTCCATGTCTCTCCAGAAATGTTGGACACCCTAGGTTTATCCGAAACCGATGCTAAAACCAAACAGTTTTTAAACGTATTTACAGGTAATACTGTATTAGAAGGTACAACACCATATGCGATGTGTTATGGTGGACACCAATTCGGGCATTGGGCAGGACAATTAGGTGATGGTCGTGCTATTAATTTATTTGAAGTCGAACACAATAACAAAAATTGGAAACTACAATTAAAAGGCGCTGGAGAAACCCCCTATTCTAGAACAGCAGATGGCTTAGCAGTTTTACGAAGCTCGGTTAGAGAGTATTTGTGTAGCGAAGCCATGTACCATTTAGGTGTGCCAACCACACGCGCTTTAAGCTTAGCATTATCTGGAGACCAAGTATTACGCGACGTCATGTACAACGGAAACCCTGATTACGAAAAAGGTGCCATTGTATCGCGAATTTCACCAAGTTTTTTACGTTTTGGAAGTTTCGAGATTTTAGCATCAAGACAGGATACAGAAACCTTAAAAACCCTTGTCGACTATACTATAAATACGCATTTTACGCATTTAGGCGTACCAAGCAAACCAGCTTACGTTCAGTTTTTTAACGAGGTAGCGATGCGCAGTTTAGACATGGTTATCCATTGGCAACGTGTTGGTTTTGTACATGGTGTCATGAATACCGATAACTTATCAATCTTAGGTTTAACTATAGATTATGGGCCTTATGGCTGGTTAGAAGGTTATGAGCCTGGATGGACACCAAATACGACAGACAATCAGAACAAACGCTACCAATATGGTTCACAACCGGATATTGTCCTTTGGAATTTATACCAATTAGCAAACGCTTTATATCCATTAATTGAAGAAGCAGAAGGTTTGGAAGCTGTATTGGCTAATTATGCCGAACAAAAAGACATCAAATACCTGCAAATGATGCGCAGTAAAATTGGATTGTCATCCGAAGAACAACTAGATGCCAACCTTATTCAGGAATTAGAAGACTGTCTACAACTAACAGAAACAGATATGACTATCTTTTTCCGTAACCTATCAGATTTTGATAGTTCAAATCCTACTAATGGATTACAAATTAGTCGTGAATCGTTTTACGATATAAAATCAGTAACTGAAGCCGTAAAAGACAGATGGAACTTATGGTTTGATAGTTATGCAGACCGTTTGGAACGCGACCCAATTTCAGCGAAAGCGAAAAAAGAAAACATGAACAGCGTAAACCCAAAATACGTATTACGTAATTACATGGCGCAATTAGCAATAGATGACGCTAACAAAGGCGACTACAAACTTATCGATGACCTATTCAACTTACTAAAAAACCCCTACGCAGAACAACCAAAACACGAAAAATGGTTTGCAAAACGACCAGAATGGGCAAGACACAAAGTAGGCTGTTCTATGTTGTCGTGTAGCTCTTAG